One Heteronotia binoei isolate CCM8104 ecotype False Entrance Well chromosome 10, APGP_CSIRO_Hbin_v1, whole genome shotgun sequence genomic region harbors:
- the STEAP1 gene encoding metalloreductase STEAP1: MGLANSMDGDEDQKMKLEAGQENCNSLIMDLQVTGTPEAAAFPHLHQRIYIDEFESPPNEYCKHDLFPEWHLPMKTGLILSLLTFTYTFLRDVIHPLVTAQENVFYKIPVLVINKVLPVVSITLLALVYLPGVLAAGFQLHYGTKYRRFPQWLDRWMLSRKQFGLLGFFFASMHACYSLCYPMRRSYRYKLLNWAYQQVKQKKENAWIEHDVWRMEIYVSLGILGLAVLAILAVTSIPSVSQSLTWREFHYIQSKMGHLALLLCTIHALVFAWNKWIDVGQFLWYTPPTFMIAILLPIVVLACKSILLLPCLRRRLQKIRAGWDANTVSSKELTTSR, translated from the exons ATGGGGTTGGCTAACAGCATGGATGGAGATGAAGATCAAAAGATGAAGCTTGAAGCAGGCCAAGAAAACTGCAACAGTTTG ATTATGGATTTACAAGTTACTGGTACACCTGAAGCAGCTGCTTTCCCCCATTTACATCAAAGAATCTATATAGATGAGTTTGAATCTCCTCCCAACGAGTACTGCAAACATGACCTTTTCCCTGAATGGCATTTGCCAATGAAGACAGGACTGATATTATCTTTGTTGACCTTTACCTACACTTTTCTGAGGGACGTCATCCATCCTCTTGTAACTGCTCAAGAAAATGTCTTTTATAAAATTCCAGTCCTCGTTATAAACAAAGTCTTACCTGTTGTTTCAATCACCCTTTTGGCTTTAGTTTATTTGCCTGGAGTATTGGCTGCGGGTTTTCAGCTCCATTATGGAACCAAATACAGACGCTTTCCACAGTGGTTGGATAGGTGGATGTTATCAAGAAAACAGTTTGGgcttcttggctttttttttgCCTCAATGCATGCGTGCTACAGTTTGTGCTATCCAATGAGGAGATCTTACCGATATAAGCTTTTGAACTGGGCATATCAACAG GTAaagcaaaaaaaggaaaatgcCTGGATTGAGCACGATGTTTGGAGAATGGAGATTTATGTGTCTCTAGGAATTCTGGGACTTGCTGTCCTGGCTATATTGGCAGTTACATCAATTCCCTCGGTCAGTCAGTCACTGACATGGAGAGAGTTTCATTATATTCAG AGCAAGATGGGACACTTAGCTCTCCTGCTGTGCACCATTCATGCACTAGTATTTGCATGGAACAAGTGGATCGATGTGGGCCAATTTTTATGGTATACTCCTCCTACTTTTATGATAGCCATTCTTCTTCCAATAGTGGTTTTGGCTTGCAAAAGTATCCTCCTTCTTCCATGCCTTAGGAGGAGGCTACAGAAGATCAGAGCTGGCTGGGATGCTAACACTGTGTCAAGCAAGGAACTGACAACTTCCAGATGA